Part of the Musa acuminata AAA Group cultivar baxijiao unplaced genomic scaffold, Cavendish_Baxijiao_AAA HiC_scaffold_277, whole genome shotgun sequence genome, TGGTTCATGGTAAACGACGGTGGTCAGTCTACATTAACAAAATAACTCACAATCGAGAAAGTTGGTTCACTATTTTAGATCATGATTCATTGAATCACTGAGATTGATTAGTGCTTGGGCAAGATAATTGGTCTTACCAAGCCAATGATTATAAATTTCAATAGGTAAAACAAGAAATGCACAAAACATTACTGCTTTTATTTAGTGCAATTAACAATTTTGTGCTTTACTATTGAACTCCAGAATAGGAATATCCAAAACAGAATCTAATTATTTTTAGTTATAGTTATTTTATATAACAGTAACAGTTAAGGTGCTAGAGTCTGAACTTTAAAAATTCAAACACAGATGTTCATAATGCAAACATCAAACCCAATGTGGGGTCTAGGCAATGTTCTTGTTTCCAAGACGGGCAATGTGTCCCACTAACAATTTTGTGCTTTATTAATGGACTCTATAATAGGAATATCCAAAATAAAATCTAATCATGATGCCAATCGCCGGCAAGAAGCCTACCTTAtgcagatggcagtgctgccatctgcgagAGCAACAAGAGCAACAATAGTTTCTATTATTTCtcgtttttgcgtcaatgattttgacgcaaaaagcttctccaaaacacaatacacgtagttcaaaaccaatcatttgcacaaataacctggctctgataccactgttaggaatTCTaaaagcgacatcacatgcgcaacgaaagaacagaagacaaaaatcctaaatttcccaaaaggtgttcatcatcgTATGAAGATTTGTGTGTAAAATCCATAAAACTAAAAACCACGTGCAAGACATTTGTGTTACCTAGAAAGATTGTATATCTTTAAATCCCTAAAGATTTGTAAGAGTTTATGATGAAGATCAagggtcctcctctctaacgatgatccacacagtagaactgcgacgacgctcctcaaaactcacggcctactatctgaggaggagaaaggggagagaagaataaaaGATGGCTActaagaagctctagcctatgaggctttagttctctcctatttatagaggcccctagttaaccctaatgaatcttattctattaggtattggatcttcatccatttACCCAAACCTATTAGATTAattggtctctacccaataatctcttattagtttttattggatctcatccatgagatccaataatacaggaacttattagatatcaaataagataaaAACTCCAACGAACATCTCATATTTGAATAtttactcgtcgcaacacttaccatatgtgtgtgaccttctaagcCCAATAATCAATATCGAACTGAttgtgagtcatacttattagaactccttcgggctcgatgaattattatctacataataattcactcgactcatcaactgcagACGTACTAAACCAgtgcgccatagtccccaaacgatacaggaaaatccaatcctttgaacctatctgtccttagctactgtatacctatagtccatcatccatctaatatcccagagatcatataacGAGCATGATATTATCAGGCTCATactgtttcttctcgagtctcgctctaatcgaattctcctggagaactctttctttctcaatctaaATAACTTTGActaaggatttatttgagcaataacacacaggatattcctctcataataccaaAAAcaaataatcctctatcgacattagAATTTGTTTGGAACTTCAAAAGATGTTTCTAATGTTCTGCATTAAGCAAGTGAAACATTTCAGGGATGATATCTAAAACCCAAGTGAAAACATAACAATTTTGCGTGACAATttcaggagagataattaaaaaatgaatacaaagattgatgaaaaaaaatcatagagAAAGTAAATGCTGGAGAAAAACATTAAATAATAACAAGAGAACAATAAGAAAATAGAACCAAACAAGTACATTTCTCGAAATGACATTCTCCATAACAGGTGAATGTAAAAGCTCACCTCCTCAAATGTTGCTGGGGTACATGAAAACCCTGACCGTTCCACCCTGCAGATACAAAGACGAGGGAAAACCTAAGCAAAAATGTGAAATTTGGAGTACGAATTAACGCAGGGACTCGAGCCTCACCATGGATTTAGGCGGCAGATTGGATTTAAACTTGGCGCGGATGACGCCACTGTTGCCGTGGGGGCGTGCGACCTTACCCCAGATGCACCGGTACCGCGTCCCCTTGGTCTTCGTCTTCGCCTTGTAGATGTACGCCATCCTCTTGCCGCAGTACCAAGCGACTTCCTCCTTGGTGTTCACCCCCTCGATCTGGACCAGCGATGTGTTCTCGTACTGGTTCGACTTCGACCTGATCCATACATCCTCATCAATTCTCAcagaagaaaaagaacacaagTCCAACTAACAACGAGGAACAAATTCGACTCCCGAGAAGAACTCGACTTGCCTCTTGTATCCGAGGATCGTCCCGCGGACGTACAGCCTGCAATCGAGATCAAACGACAGCGCAAGCAATAAGAGATCAACTTGATGAAATCGAAATGGAGAGAAGAAAGAGGTTCGGGTTTCGAAGAGCAAATCGGATTGCACCTGACGCGCTCGCCTTGCCGCCCCTTCACCATCTCCGCCGATGAGGGTGCCCGCGACCGATGCGCCGACTAAGAGCAGCCAACCCCAAGTGTGGGAAACCCTAGTGGCTGTTTCGGAGATGGGGGTTTTAAATAGGACAGCCACCAGCAAAGATCAACGGATCGGACGGTCGCGGTTGCGTCTCGAATGATGCGGGCTTCTCTGATGGGCCACATTTATGCGGGTGCTGAGGAGGGGGGTGGGGAGTTATAAAATTCCATATTTACCCTTAACTTTTGTATTCGTCATTCTAAATACAACACGATTATGAATAATTAGTTAAGATgagaaaaaacataaaaaatctgAAATATCTCTCATCAATTTGTATTAGATTGATATATTTTCAAGGATATCAATATGAATTAGAATTTTTAACCTTTaattatgaatgtatatataaaattatattcttaatgGAAGAAATGTGGATTTATAGATATATGCTAAGATTAATATCTCCCAAACCAAAGGTGAAGGGgaacaaaataaaagataaaaaaatatacattGCTATTGATCACCACCTAGCAAAAGCCCAAGGCAAGATAGAGAAACCCTACTTTGCTGCTTGGGAAGCAACATGGCCTGAGCACAAACCCCAAGCTTAGGGGAATGGATCAGGTCCACCTAGCACAAAAGTCTCTTGAGTTAATTATAATTCGATCGCCGTTATCCCAAATAGCTGAACCCATTATATGAAGTTGGCCCAATCAAGATCCCTATTGTCGCCTAAACTGGGATCCTCTCCAACCTAGACCGCTTCATTCGATATGATCATAATGACAATGATGTGTACTAGAGCACACTAACTAACATGTAATTCTCTTTGCAAGCACCGGCCATAAAGCTACTCCCATCCGTCGCTTTTTTAGAGACGCATATAGAGAAACCTGTTAGGTTGATGGCTCTTATTCAGTCCATGTgggttttatcagcccacagcctacaccccctcttaatctaaccctaattaagattagggggtgtggtggctacgtttttgatgcagattaaagctataaaaagacagcaacgaggcagatctttgtagccacGAGATTCTaaagagaaaaaggagaacaagccagaaaaggaagagaaagaaagggaagaagacaaggtcaacgcagagagactattctcaatcatctagtagtgttctcatctcaggttgatcaaatctacagtaggctcttgctgtgattacttgggaggttttagatattgtgggcagtgacgtgatccttgtatcctagttattctcttgtggttgttgctagggttttgggcaagagattgagatttgtatattcattattctcatagtggattatctctagtttgccccatggtttttacccttcacattgaaggggttttccacgtatatcttggtgttctgtttgattgtgtttccattttattccgctgcgtattttggttttctagtatttgttcctatacaaaggttatttctgtttatatccccatcaattagtatcagagcggggttttggtgatttaatttttgtatttgaacatggaggccagtaatatttctcgcatgattagtttgaatggaaata contains:
- the LOC135657570 gene encoding large ribosomal subunit protein eL33w-like, whose translation is MVKGRQGERVRLYVRGTILGYKRSKSNQYENTSLVQIEGVNTKEEVAWYCGKRMAYIYKAKTKTKGTRYRCIWGKVARPHGNSGVIRAKFKSNLPPKSMGGTVRVFMYPSNI